In Tachysurus fulvidraco isolate hzauxx_2018 chromosome 3, HZAU_PFXX_2.0, whole genome shotgun sequence, a single window of DNA contains:
- the LOC113647908 gene encoding uncharacterized protein LOC113647908, producing the protein METNRLKRSCEKSSETTSRITGKRKFFINRARAGESGDTAQKSGNEQEEDSLCADLDLEPLSVDDYQTLLQSLKINLPEGALNTEASQRSTYPEVIKDSQKIVQKMRNGKLTVVQKPRLSCVKVKNAAELRERGKITDFVEMVFFKKQTKASERTLKERWEMNAQESGCRFRMRDTFKETLISTPEKSASAAGAQKAWFGDPADNKNNETDCFKFFLKHKGLELQDVKYKREYKVESGFISGRLDFLLDVKSSAESSKTSQSEKIIIECKGTKGNMVGDVFTITHKQEHQAELNEHHDYYHQTQAYLYILKKEVNPVPVRAVMVVKVTAEDTEPEFYWGEVRDNSEHMEELNNFCEEEALPRFLAALNLIFQKVTEGQEEKETEQPGKTERDREMESISSS; encoded by the coding sequence ATGGAGACAAATAGATTAAAAAGAAGTTGTGAGAAAAGCTCAGAGACGACAAGCAGAataacaggaaaaagaaaattctTCATAAACCGAGCAAGAGCTGGAGAAAGTGGAGACACAGCACAGAAGAGTGGAAATGAGCAGGAGGAGGACTCTCTATGTGCTGATCTGGACCTCGAGCCTCTCAGTGTGGACGACTATCAGACGCTTCTACAGAGCTTAAAGATTAACCTGCCTGAGGGAGCATTAAACACTGAGGCCAGCCAACGCTCCACTTATCCTGAGGTCATCAAAGATTCACaaaaaattgtgcaaaaaatgagaaacgGTAAACTTACTGTAGTTCAGAAACCTCGCCTGTCATGTGTGAAGGTTAAAAACGCTgctgaactgagagagagaggcaagaTTACAGACTTTGTAGAGatggtattttttaaaaagcagacCAAAGCCTCAGAGAGAACCTTAAAGGAGCGATGGGAAATGAATGCTCAGGAAAGCGGCTGCAGGTTCAGGATGAGGGACACATTCAAGGAGACGCTGATCTCCACTCCTGAAAAGTCTGCCAGTGCTGCAGGAGCTCAGAAAGCCTGGTTTGGGGATCCAgcagacaacaaaaacaatgaaacagACTGCTTCAAATTCTTTCTTAAACACAAAGGTCTGGAACTACAAGATGTCAAATACAAAAGAGAATATAAAGTGGAATCTGGTTTTATCTCTGGAAGGTTGGACTTTTTATTAGATGTGAAAAGTTCAGCTGAAAGCAGTAAAACGTCACAGAGCGAGAAAATCATCATCGAATGTAAAGGTACAAAAGGCAACATGGTGGGAGATGTTTTCACTATAACACACAAGCAAGAACATCAGGCTGAACTCAATGAACACCATGACTATTATCATCAAACCCAGGCCTATCTGTACATCCTGAAAAAGGAAGTAAACCCCGTTCCAGTGAGAGCTGTGATGGTGGTGAAGGTCACTGCTGAAGACACAGAGCCAGAGTTCTACTGGGGTGAGGTGAGAGACAACTCAGAGCACATGGAGGAACTGAACAACTTCTGCGAAGAGGAGGCACTGCCTCGCTTCCTGGCTGCTCTCAACCTCATCTTTCAGAAAGTTACAGAAGGACAAGAAGAGAAGGAAACGGAGCAAccaggaaagacagaaagagatagagagatggaaagCATCAGCAGCAGTTGA
- the phc1 gene encoding polyhomeotic-like protein 1 translates to MEQAEDQSSPCSSSSSTTGSGGNTRPAQISQMSLYERQAVQALQALQRQPNAAQYFQQLMLQQQINSAQLHNLAAVQQATLAASRQSSSPNTSVSAVSTAQCTGNLSSTSGGATMTNPRPVGPATSVTSSAISQSVLLSGNSAGQRQMYLRVNRSLRAPQLIFMPGGTATAAVATVAQQQPQQQQQQPQQQQQEIPPTTSSTQSDMDQVQNLALHCASAPRMAAVKTEYPDRKDPTSFSLGPQSQQQQQFSPSAQQINSNKLPTPPSSTSSSLSSSSSTSSPSLPLSQLLLSPSRLTPAATVTHILVPSSNVPTSSLGYPKPSVTAQTLVVQPLQQQQQNGGDKMAGPVPIQPKTAQSSRLPSQLPPRQPPPILPAPPPSHPPHVPVQLLGSRQGTLGNSQAVAVPQARTCYTQQDSSTHTPNHGSAANAVTVVTAMETGSAGSGLKVTNQNAEPSQISSSAEILAPEGDHSSTVVPPAGETMFEQTGTTQMKPAISSLKRKSESDVASEMTSETTAQNCSSIPDSAPPLSPAPSLDTAPEIAFSTPPTLSLSLPHPRAPLPQAVVKPQVLTHLIEGFVIQEGAEPFPVTGPIKERSEGVPVPLSMQPENNTPSVLKCEFCERFAPASQFRGTKRFCSKTCAKRYNVSCSHHFRTSRGRSSAPMYDEMVRRRGPHRSSSEIACAKIAGRHLPVKCRSESSRSEDVSSCEGEEEEEEDYLSPGSSFSCSRPARCGPQMDESAQGGLPLDGDHFLSASPSHWSVEEVCRFISSLQGCEDLAGHFLSQEIDGQALLLLKEEHLMSTMNIKLGPALKICASINSLKE, encoded by the exons ATGGAGCAGGCAGAGGATCAGAGCAGCCCTTGTTCCTCCAGCAGCAGCACTACAGGCTCCGGGGGAAACACTCGGCCTGCACAGATCTCACAGATGTCTCTGTACGAACGACAAGCTGTACAG gcTCTGCAGGCTCTACAGCGACAGCCTAACGCAGCTCAGTATTTCCAGCAGCTGATGCTTCAACAACAGATTAACAGTGCTCAGCTTCACAACCTCGCCGCTGTTCAGCAG gCCACACTTGCTGCCAGTCGACAGTCGAGTTCTCCAAACACCAGCGTCTCTGCAGTCAGCACAGCACAGTGCACA GGTAATTTAAGCAGCACTTCTGGGGGCGCGACCATGACCAACCCCCGCCCAGTCGGCCCTGCCACATCTGTGACATCATCCGCTATTAGCCAATCAGTGTTGCTGAGTGGAAACTCAGCAGGTCAGAGACAGATGTATCTACGA gtgAATCGCTCGCTCAGAGCTCCTCAGCTCATCTTTATGCCTGGTGGCACGGCAACAGCTGCAGTGGCAACAGTTGCCCAGCAGCAGCctcagcaacaacagcaacaacccCAGCAGCAGCAACAGGAAATCCCTCCCACAACTTCCAGTACCCAGTCAGATATGGACCAG GTGCAGAATCTTGCCCTGCACTGTGCTTCTGCCCCCCGAATGGCTGCCGTTAAGACTGAATACCCTGACAGGAAGGATCCTA cTTCATTCTCTCTTGGCCCACAgtctcagcagcagcagcagttttCTCCGTCAGCTCAGCAAATCAACAGCAATAAGCTTCCCACTCCTCcttcctccacctcttcctctctttcttcctcttcctctacctcctctccctctctccctctttcccagCTCTTGCTCTCTCCATCTCGACTCACACCTGCTGCGACGGTGACCCACATCCTGGTCCCGAGCTCCAATGTCCCCACTTCCTCTCTGGGTTACCCCAAGCCCAGTGTGACTGCTCAGACGCTGGTGGTGCAGCCgcttcagcagcagcagcagaacggAGGGGACAAAATGGCAGGCCCTGTCCCCATCCAACCGAAAACAGCCCAAAGCAGTCGTCTGCCGTCACAGTTGCCCCCTCGGCAGCCTCCACCTATTCTCCCAGCTCCTCCCCCTTCCCACCCTCCACACGTCCCGGTCCAGTTGCTCGGTTCCAGACAGGGGACACTGGGAAACTCCCAGGCTGTAGCAGTCCCACAGGCCCGGACCTGCTACACCCAGCAGGACAGCTCCACTCACACCCCCAACCATGGCTCTGCCGCTAATGCAGTCACCGTGGTAACTGCTATGGAGACGGGCAGTGCTGGTTCAGGCCTTAAAGTGACCAACCAGAATGCAGAACCAAGTCAGATCAGCTCTTCTGCTGAGATTCTAGCTCCAGAGGGAGATCACAGCAGCACTGTAGTGCCACCAGCTGGAGAGACTATGTTTGAACAAACTGGAACCACACAG ATGAAGCCTGCGATCAGCTCCTtgaaaagaaaatcagaatcagatgttGCAAGTGAGATGACCTCTGAAACCACTGCTCAGAACTGTTCATCAATCCCAGACTCCGCCCCTCCACTCTCTCCTGCTCCCTCATTGGATACTG CTCCTGAGATAGCGTTCTCCACTCCACCGACACTGTCTCTGTCCCTGCCTCACCCTCGAGCTCCTCTCCCCCAGGCCGTGGTCAAACCACAGGTCCTAACTCACCTTATCGAAGGCTTTGTTATTCAGGAAGGCGCTGAGCCATTTcct GTGACGGGTCCAATAAAGGAGCGGTCTGAGGGTGTTCCTGTGCCTCTCTCTATGCAGCCAGAAAACAACACCCCCTCTG TGCTGAAGTGTGAGTTCTGTGAAAGATTTGCTCCTGCGAGTCAGTTCCGTGGAACTAAACGCTTCTGCTCCAAGACCTGTGCCAAGag GTACAATGTGAGTTGCAGTCATCATTTCCGCACCAGTCGAGGCCGCAGCAGTGCACCCATGTATGATGAGATGGTGAGACGCAGGGGTCCTCACAGGAGCAGCTCGGAGATCGCCTGCGCTAAAATCGCTGGCAGACACCTGCCCGTAAAG TGTCGCTCTGAGTCCAGTCGCTCAGAGGACGTCTCTAGCTGtgaaggtgaagaagaagaagaggaagactATCTCTCTCCAGGCTCCTCCTTCTCCTGTTCTCGCCCCGCCCGCTGTGGCCCTCAAATGGATGAGTCTGCACAAGGCGGCCTTCCATTGGATGGAGACCATTTCCTGTCTGCTAGCCCCTCCCACTGGAGTGTGGAGGAAGTGTGTCGCTTCATTTCCTCTCTGCAAG GCTGTGAGGATCTGGCGGGTCACTTCCTGTCTCAGGAGATTGATGGTCAGGCGCTGCTGTTGCTGAAGGAGGAGCATCTGATGAGTACCATGAACATTAAACTGGGCCCCGCCCTCAAGATCTGCGCCTCCATCAACAGCCTGAAGGAATGA
- the wnt4b gene encoding wingless-type MMTV integration site family, member 4b isoform X1: protein MPTVSSVIQPGRCLLLLLWATHLTMATNWLSLVRVPRSRPVSGSGVCDRLRGLSVGQVGVCRARAEVMESVRRASEMVIDECQHQFRNRRWNCSTTPRGVNIFGRVMYQGTREAAFVHALSSAAVAVAVTRGCSRGELERCGCDRKVRGVSPEGFQWSGCSDNLSYGVAFSQTFVDEPERLKGTSSGRPLMNIHNNEAGRKAILHNMQVECKCHGVSGSCELRTCWKVMPPFRRVGAVLKERFDGATEVRLTRIGSRAALLPKDPDVKPPAARDLVYLATSPDFCRLDPENGILGTAGRRCNGTSRLAPDSCELLCCGPGFRSGRAEVVQRCSCKFSWCCSVQCQQCRNTVLIHTCRE from the exons ATGCCCACAGTCTCTTCTGTCATTCAACCGGGACGATGCCTCCTGTTGTTGCTATGGGCAACCCATCTCACCATGGCAACCAACTGGCT TTCTCTGGTGCGTGTGCCACGCTCTCGGCCCGTGTCTGGTTCAGGGGTGTGTGATCGTCTGCGGGGTCTGTCTGTGGGGCAGGTGGGAGTGTGTAGGGCACGAGCGGAAGTGATGGAGTCTGTACGCAGAGCGTCTGAGATGGTCATCGAcgag tgTCAGCATCAGTTCCGTAATCGGAGGTGGAACTGCTCTACTACTCCTCGTGGTGTTAATATCTTTGGCCGTGTTATGTATCAAG gcacTCGGGAGGCAGCTTTTGTCCACGCCCTCTCCTCTGCAGCTGTCGCCGTTGCAGTGACGCGAGGCTGCAGCCGAGGGGAGCTGGAGAGGTGCGGCTGTGACCGTAAGGTCAGGGGAGTTAGTCCTGAgg gGTTTCAGTGGTCGGGGTGTTCTGATAATCTGTCATACGGTGTTGCGTTCTCTCAGACGTTCGTCGATGAGCCGGAGCGACTGAAGGGCACGTCATCGGGCCGACCGCTAATGAATATCCACAATAATGAAGCAGGACGGAAG gCTATCCTCCACAACATGCAGGTGGAGTGTAAATGTCATGGTGTTTCGGGGTCCTGTGAGCTCAGAACCTGCTGGAAGGTGATGCCTCCTTTCCGTAGAGTTGGCGCTGTACTGAAGGAAAGGTTTGACGGAGCAACAGAG gtgCGTTTGACTCGTATCGGATCTCGTGCCGCTCTACTGCCCAAGGACCCTGATGTGAAGCCGCCTGCTGCCCGAGATCTTGTCTACTTGGCCACCTCTCCTGATTTCTGTCGCTTGGACCCTGAGAACGGCATTCTGGGAACAGCTGGCCGCCGCTGCAATG GAACATCACGTTTAGCCCCAGACAGCTGTGAGCTGCTGTGCTGTGGTCCGGGTTTCCGCTCGGGGCGAGCCGAAGTGGTTCAGCGCTGCTCCTGTAAATTCTCATGGTGCTGCTCGGTTCAGTGTCAGCAGTGCAGAAACACAGTGCTCATACACACCTGCAGAGagtga
- the wnt4b gene encoding wingless-type MMTV integration site family, member 4b isoform X2, translating to MGVVDEVIHSHTHTHTHTLEAQREFLCQHQFRNRRWNCSTTPRGVNIFGRVMYQGTREAAFVHALSSAAVAVAVTRGCSRGELERCGCDRKVRGVSPEGFQWSGCSDNLSYGVAFSQTFVDEPERLKGTSSGRPLMNIHNNEAGRKAILHNMQVECKCHGVSGSCELRTCWKVMPPFRRVGAVLKERFDGATEVRLTRIGSRAALLPKDPDVKPPAARDLVYLATSPDFCRLDPENGILGTAGRRCNGTSRLAPDSCELLCCGPGFRSGRAEVVQRCSCKFSWCCSVQCQQCRNTVLIHTCRE from the exons atgggtgTGGTTGATGAGgtgattcactcacacacacacacacacacacacacattggaagCTCAGAGGGAATTCTTG tgTCAGCATCAGTTCCGTAATCGGAGGTGGAACTGCTCTACTACTCCTCGTGGTGTTAATATCTTTGGCCGTGTTATGTATCAAG gcacTCGGGAGGCAGCTTTTGTCCACGCCCTCTCCTCTGCAGCTGTCGCCGTTGCAGTGACGCGAGGCTGCAGCCGAGGGGAGCTGGAGAGGTGCGGCTGTGACCGTAAGGTCAGGGGAGTTAGTCCTGAgg gGTTTCAGTGGTCGGGGTGTTCTGATAATCTGTCATACGGTGTTGCGTTCTCTCAGACGTTCGTCGATGAGCCGGAGCGACTGAAGGGCACGTCATCGGGCCGACCGCTAATGAATATCCACAATAATGAAGCAGGACGGAAG gCTATCCTCCACAACATGCAGGTGGAGTGTAAATGTCATGGTGTTTCGGGGTCCTGTGAGCTCAGAACCTGCTGGAAGGTGATGCCTCCTTTCCGTAGAGTTGGCGCTGTACTGAAGGAAAGGTTTGACGGAGCAACAGAG gtgCGTTTGACTCGTATCGGATCTCGTGCCGCTCTACTGCCCAAGGACCCTGATGTGAAGCCGCCTGCTGCCCGAGATCTTGTCTACTTGGCCACCTCTCCTGATTTCTGTCGCTTGGACCCTGAGAACGGCATTCTGGGAACAGCTGGCCGCCGCTGCAATG GAACATCACGTTTAGCCCCAGACAGCTGTGAGCTGCTGTGCTGTGGTCCGGGTTTCCGCTCGGGGCGAGCCGAAGTGGTTCAGCGCTGCTCCTGTAAATTCTCATGGTGCTGCTCGGTTCAGTGTCAGCAGTGCAGAAACACAGTGCTCATACACACCTGCAGAGagtga